In Paenibacillus ihbetae, the following are encoded in one genomic region:
- a CDS encoding epoxide hydrolase family protein: MSSKHNRTNSDHSIQTFRIAIPQQKLDDLKERLSRTRWPVELPDVEGNDGVPLGYMKELVEYWRTSYDWRKHEAQLNEYPQFTTRIDGTNIHFLHVRSPEKDAFPLILTHGWPGSIVEFLDIIGPLTDPRSYGEDPAKAFHVVIPSIPGFGFSGPTPDSGWNGQRIAHAWAELMRRLGYDHYGAQGGDFGSAISRILAAVDKDHVRGVHLNYLFVMPKPDDQLSDLSKEDQDRIAHLKRYVTSPAGYMVLQSTRPQTISYALSDSPVGQLAWITEKFMEWVDPACPIGIDRLLTNVMLYWITGTAGSSARLYYESAQSKGRPVSCPVPLGVAVFPYDLALPVRRLAEQQYDIVHWTEFEHGGHFAAMEVPDLLTNDIRNFFSRFR, encoded by the coding sequence ATGAGTTCAAAACATAACCGCACAAACTCTGATCATTCGATCCAAACGTTTCGGATTGCAATACCCCAACAAAAACTTGACGATCTGAAAGAACGACTAAGTCGCACACGTTGGCCAGTTGAGCTACCTGATGTTGAAGGGAATGACGGTGTTCCGCTTGGATATATGAAGGAGTTAGTGGAATACTGGCGTACTTCATATGATTGGCGTAAACATGAAGCTCAGTTAAATGAATATCCTCAATTCACTACAAGGATTGATGGTACCAATATACATTTCCTGCATGTTCGATCTCCCGAAAAGGACGCATTTCCCCTTATTCTTACCCATGGTTGGCCGGGTTCTATCGTTGAATTTCTTGATATCATTGGCCCATTAACCGATCCGCGATCTTATGGTGAAGACCCTGCTAAGGCTTTTCATGTGGTAATTCCATCGATTCCTGGTTTCGGCTTTTCCGGTCCCACTCCTGATAGTGGTTGGAATGGACAACGGATCGCTCATGCCTGGGCAGAGTTGATGCGACGATTAGGTTATGACCATTATGGGGCACAGGGAGGGGATTTTGGTTCCGCCATCTCCCGTATCTTAGCTGCGGTAGACAAAGATCATGTCCGTGGTGTACATCTAAACTACCTTTTTGTTATGCCAAAACCAGATGATCAGCTTAGTGATCTGTCGAAGGAAGATCAGGATAGAATTGCACATTTGAAACGTTACGTAACTTCTCCTGCTGGTTATATGGTGCTTCAATCAACCCGACCGCAAACTATTTCTTATGCATTGAGCGACTCGCCTGTTGGTCAACTAGCTTGGATCACAGAGAAGTTTATGGAATGGGTTGATCCGGCATGTCCCATAGGAATCGATCGGCTACTTACTAACGTAATGCTTTATTGGATCACAGGCACGGCTGGATCATCAGCCCGTCTTTATTATGAAAGTGCCCAATCAAAGGGGCGTCCTGTGAGCTGCCCAGTACCATTAGGCGTAGCGGTTTTTCCATACGATTTGGCTTTGCCCGTACGCCGTCTTGCCGAGCAACAGTATGATATCGTACACTGGACCGAGTTTGAACATGGAGGGCACTTCGCCGCAATGGAGGTTCCTGATTTGTTGACAAACGACATACGAAATTTCTTTAGTCGTTTTCGTTGA
- a CDS encoding luciferase family protein — protein MNKLGRTNLTEELLNWAGVTKHPHRFGGVEFRLNETEIGHLHGNHLFDILLSKSERDRWIKEGRASPHHMYPDSGWVSIYLNTEEDIAYAIEIARAKYDQLKSKGE, from the coding sequence ATGAACAAGCTTGGGAGAACTAACTTGACTGAAGAATTGTTGAATTGGGCTGGTGTTACAAAGCATCCCCATCGGTTTGGAGGGGTGGAATTTCGATTAAACGAAACGGAAATTGGCCATCTTCATGGCAACCACTTGTTTGACATTCTTCTGTCAAAATCTGAACGTGATCGGTGGATTAAAGAAGGTAGAGCAAGCCCGCATCATATGTATCCCGATTCAGGATGGGTATCCATTTACTTGAATACCGAGGAAGATATTGCATATGCCATTGAGATCGCCCGTGCGAAATATGATCAACTAAAATCGAAAGGTGAGTGA
- a CDS encoding TetR/AcrR family transcriptional regulator, which translates to MNQAASTSDKLILAAIDLIAEQGYDGTTTKEIAAAAGVNEVTLFRHFGSKQALLVAAFERYHYAGEMTKLFNERLTWDVRTDLLMIARTYHAIMNRNRKLLAIVQKGGSRLPEEVHKHSSQHPAHLKRLLTNYFSKLHKNGKITHIDPEITAMSFMWMNLGAFSSNLVESSNSGVTLDMFIERSVDLFARALAP; encoded by the coding sequence ATGAACCAAGCAGCGAGCACCAGCGACAAGTTAATATTGGCGGCGATCGACCTTATCGCTGAACAGGGGTATGACGGGACGACGACTAAGGAGATCGCCGCGGCGGCCGGAGTCAATGAAGTGACGCTCTTTCGGCACTTCGGCAGCAAACAGGCGCTGCTCGTCGCCGCGTTCGAACGTTACCACTACGCGGGCGAAATGACGAAGTTATTTAATGAGCGGCTGACGTGGGACGTACGTACCGATCTGCTGATGATCGCTCGGACATACCATGCGATCATGAACCGGAATCGGAAGCTGCTCGCTATCGTTCAGAAGGGGGGCAGCCGGCTGCCCGAGGAAGTACACAAGCATTCTTCGCAGCATCCGGCCCACCTGAAGAGACTGCTGACGAACTATTTCTCCAAGCTCCATAAAAATGGAAAGATTACTCATATTGATCCGGAAATTACGGCCATGTCGTTTATGTGGATGAATTTGGGGGCGTTCAGCAGCAACTTGGTAGAGTCGTCAAACTCGGGCGTTACACTCGACATGTTTATCGAGCGGAGCGTTGATCTTTTTGCTAGGGCGCTGGCTCCCTAG
- a CDS encoding arsinothricin resistance N-acetyltransferase ArsN1 family A, whose product MRSFITRIATSDDLPRILEIYNQGIEDRIATLETETKNWSYIEHWFSDHQGRYAVLVAEADNNVIGWAALNPYSHRCAYKGVADLSIYIDRQFRGKGVGSTLLQSVEEVARENDFYKIVLFTFPFNEKGQGLYRKTGYREVGVYEKQGIMDGQFIDVMIMEKLLF is encoded by the coding sequence ATGCGTTCATTTATCACCAGAATAGCAACATCAGATGATCTTCCACGTATTTTAGAAATCTACAATCAAGGAATCGAGGATCGGATCGCGACACTTGAAACGGAGACAAAGAATTGGTCTTATATAGAACATTGGTTTTCCGATCATCAAGGTAGATATGCTGTTTTGGTAGCTGAAGCAGATAACAATGTTATCGGCTGGGCAGCATTGAATCCATATTCACACCGCTGTGCATATAAAGGGGTAGCCGATTTATCGATATATATTGATCGTCAGTTTAGAGGAAAAGGTGTAGGAAGCACTCTTTTGCAGTCAGTTGAAGAAGTGGCTAGGGAGAATGACTTTTATAAAATTGTACTGTTCACTTTTCCGTTTAATGAAAAGGGTCAAGGTCTATATCGAAAAACAGGGTATCGGGAAGTCGGTGTTTATGAGAAGCAGGGTATAATGGATGGTCAATTCATCGATGTAATGATCATGGAAAAACTTCTTTTTTAA
- a CDS encoding tautomerase family protein — MAQIKIYGVRERLNPIKEQLSEVIHSCVVDVFQLPADKKFHRFFPLSREDFFFPDGRTDHYTVIEISIFEGRTVEAKKQLIRLLFERIELTLHIAPQEVEITIFETPQHNWGIRGVPGDELALGYKVNI; from the coding sequence ATGGCGCAGATCAAAATTTATGGCGTACGGGAGCGGTTGAACCCGATAAAGGAGCAGCTGTCGGAGGTGATACATTCATGCGTGGTAGATGTTTTTCAACTTCCGGCGGATAAGAAATTCCATCGTTTTTTCCCCTTGAGTCGCGAGGATTTCTTCTTCCCTGACGGGAGAACGGATCATTACACGGTGATCGAGATCAGCATATTTGAAGGGCGGACCGTGGAAGCCAAGAAACAGCTGATTCGATTGTTGTTCGAACGGATTGAGCTTACGCTACATATTGCTCCGCAGGAAGTGGAGATTACGATATTCGAAACGCCGCAGCACAATTGGGGAATCCGAGGGGTTCCCGGAGATGAACTGGCTTTAGGGTATAAGGTAAATATTTAG
- the ilvB gene encoding biosynthetic-type acetolactate synthase large subunit, giving the protein MEQKLGMINETTTSSEEYITGSEVLLRGLLQEGVECVFGYPGGNVLYIYDAMVHQPEFKHILTRHEQGAIHAADGYARSTGKVGVCIATSGPGATNLVTGIATAYMDSVPIVIITGNVSTTVMGTDAFQEADIHSITMPITKHSYMIRDVQDLPRIIHEAFYIANTGRKGPVLIDIPKDVTNQRMVYRPADTIQLRGYHGAPEPNPAEMDALLQAIAEARKPVIIAGGGVVYSNASKELLKFVHATRIPVATTLLGLGGFPSNDEMWLGMLGHHGVYAANMAVQNADLIISIGSRFDDRVTMKLDGFAPQAKRIAHIDIDPAEIGKNVKTDLACIGDIKNVLAYANTKAKAARTDTWLEQLQEYKIQHPLRYTDSVTAIKPQYVLEMINETTQGDAIITTDVGQHQMWTAQFYRFKHPRSLITSGGLGTMGFGLPAAIGAKVGNPDRLVISINGDGGIQMCAQEMAICAIHQIPVKIVVLNNQVLGMVKQQQELMYERRYSQIDLSGSPDFVKLAEAYGIKGLRVTNKAEASEVWLEALQTTGPVLVEFVIPTNENVYPMVLAGTPLDKMILGFDE; this is encoded by the coding sequence ATGGAACAGAAATTAGGAATGATAAATGAAACAACGACGTCATCAGAGGAATATATCACCGGTTCGGAGGTACTCTTACGCGGCTTGCTGCAGGAAGGCGTAGAGTGCGTATTCGGCTATCCGGGAGGAAATGTGCTCTATATTTACGACGCGATGGTACATCAGCCAGAATTCAAGCATATCTTGACCCGGCACGAGCAAGGCGCAATCCATGCAGCGGACGGCTATGCTAGGTCGACGGGGAAGGTTGGGGTATGCATCGCGACATCTGGTCCAGGAGCAACAAATCTGGTGACCGGCATCGCAACCGCTTATATGGATTCGGTGCCGATTGTTATTATAACGGGGAATGTATCTACGACAGTAATGGGCACGGATGCTTTTCAGGAAGCGGACATTCATAGCATCACGATGCCGATTACGAAGCACAGCTACATGATTCGCGATGTACAAGACCTTCCTCGCATCATTCATGAAGCGTTCTACATCGCAAATACGGGCCGCAAAGGTCCTGTCTTGATCGATATTCCAAAAGACGTGACCAACCAGCGGATGGTGTATCGACCAGCGGATACGATTCAGTTGCGCGGATACCATGGTGCCCCGGAACCGAACCCGGCCGAAATGGATGCGCTGCTTCAGGCGATTGCAGAAGCGCGCAAGCCGGTTATTATCGCGGGCGGCGGCGTAGTCTATTCGAACGCCTCGAAGGAGCTGCTCAAATTCGTGCACGCTACCCGGATTCCGGTCGCGACGACCCTGCTCGGCCTCGGCGGGTTTCCGAGCAATGACGAGATGTGGCTGGGCATGCTCGGCCATCATGGCGTATATGCGGCGAACATGGCGGTGCAGAATGCGGATCTCATTATTTCGATCGGCTCGCGTTTCGATGACCGGGTTACGATGAAACTGGACGGATTTGCGCCTCAGGCCAAACGTATCGCCCATATCGATATTGATCCGGCGGAAATCGGCAAGAACGTCAAGACCGATCTCGCGTGCATCGGCGATATTAAAAACGTGCTGGCTTATGCGAACACGAAGGCGAAAGCAGCCCGGACGGACACCTGGCTCGAGCAGCTTCAAGAGTATAAGATACAGCACCCGCTTCGATATACCGATTCGGTTACCGCGATTAAACCGCAATATGTCCTCGAGATGATTAACGAGACGACACAAGGAGATGCGATCATCACCACCGATGTAGGCCAGCACCAAATGTGGACCGCGCAGTTTTACCGCTTCAAGCATCCTCGCTCGCTCATCACGTCGGGCGGTCTTGGCACGATGGGCTTTGGCTTACCGGCCGCGATCGGCGCTAAAGTTGGAAATCCAGATCGTCTCGTCATCTCGATCAACGGCGACGGGGGCATACAAATGTGTGCGCAGGAGATGGCGATCTGCGCGATTCATCAGATTCCGGTCAAGATCGTGGTCTTGAACAACCAGGTACTAGGCATGGTTAAGCAGCAGCAAGAATTGATGTACGAACGACGCTACAGCCAGATTGATCTGTCCGGCAGTCCGGACTTCGTGAAGCTTGCGGAAGCCTACGGAATCAAGGGGTTAAGGGTAACGAACAAGGCTGAAGCCTCCGAGGTCTGGCTTGAGGCGCTGCAGACGACAGGACCTGTGCTCGTCGAGTTCGTTATCCCGACCAATGAGAACGTGTACCCCATGGTGCTTGCCGGCACGCCTCTGGACAAAATGATTCTAGGGTTCGACGAATAA
- a CDS encoding LysR family transcriptional regulator, whose translation MNLHALRLFHAIASTGSVTRASELLNISQPAITSQIKKFEKELHLTLIKPQGRGVTLTDAGQEIALLAKRLFAVEQQIEQFAYEYRNGTTGCVRLAATYLPANFLIPTWIAKFKQQFEQVEMMITTTNSNDALNKLLNVEVDVAIYGGLAEEHPDSIQTEELFQDELWFVVAPNHRYANQHISLSDMMKVPFVMREEGSSTRERLLSLCRTYSTSAPTISLQFNGLHEAITAVIAGYGATFVSSLVVRDFVKRGELCRVFVQGVLLKNKIAICSRKNEQLSASTMNFINMIREYPIRNVLSP comes from the coding sequence ATGAATCTACATGCGCTGCGCTTGTTTCATGCTATCGCCAGTACTGGAAGTGTGACTCGTGCTTCAGAATTACTAAATATTAGTCAACCAGCTATAACCTCACAAATTAAAAAATTTGAAAAAGAATTGCATCTCACCTTGATCAAACCTCAAGGAAGAGGAGTAACACTAACAGATGCGGGTCAAGAAATCGCTTTGCTTGCAAAAAGGCTCTTTGCTGTAGAACAACAAATTGAACAATTTGCTTATGAGTATCGAAACGGTACAACCGGATGTGTCCGTTTAGCGGCTACATACTTACCCGCAAATTTCCTTATACCTACGTGGATAGCAAAATTCAAGCAACAGTTCGAACAAGTGGAAATGATGATAACTACAACGAATTCGAATGATGCTCTAAATAAGCTGCTGAATGTTGAAGTTGATGTCGCCATTTATGGGGGATTAGCGGAGGAGCACCCGGATTCAATACAGACAGAGGAGTTATTTCAGGACGAACTATGGTTTGTCGTAGCACCGAACCACCGATATGCAAATCAACATATCTCATTGTCAGACATGATGAAGGTACCCTTCGTCATGCGTGAAGAGGGAAGTTCAACAAGAGAGAGATTGCTATCCCTATGTCGCACATACAGTACCTCTGCACCTACTATTTCATTACAGTTCAATGGACTGCATGAAGCAATTACTGCAGTGATTGCAGGATATGGAGCTACCTTTGTCTCTTCATTAGTAGTACGCGATTTTGTAAAAAGAGGCGAACTATGTCGTGTTTTTGTCCAAGGAGTTCTTTTAAAAAATAAAATAGCAATCTGTTCCCGCAAAAATGAGCAATTATCTGCATCTACCATGAATTTTATTAACATGATCCGAGAATATCCGATTAGAAACGTACTCTCACCATGA
- a CDS encoding DNA glycosylase AlkZ-like family protein: MTLEQIDEIVEVLSAVHTEMTTDELDEAVIGAAGSWAANRVVPAFGEMWPRWRIALPIAGIRGTLCYGPNRGRKFTYISPHRHLLGFQPMDGHTALNQVVKHYLYAYGPATSQQFAKWLNAPPKWVAKLFS; encoded by the coding sequence TTGACACTTGAACAGATTGATGAGATTGTCGAAGTCCTCTCGGCAGTCCACACAGAGATGACTACTGACGAGTTGGATGAAGCGGTCATCGGCGCCGCAGGATCTTGGGCAGCCAACCGGGTTGTGCCAGCGTTTGGCGAGATGTGGCCTAGATGGCGTATAGCTTTGCCGATAGCTGGTATTCGAGGAACACTGTGTTATGGACCTAACCGGGGCCGCAAATTCACGTACATTAGTCCGCACCGTCATCTGCTCGGATTTCAGCCCATGGATGGACACACAGCACTCAACCAGGTCGTAAAACACTACTTATATGCTTACGGTCCTGCCACCTCACAACAGTTCGCAAAGTGGTTGAATGCACCGCCCAAATGGGTTGCGAAGCTATTCAGCTAA